The Metopolophium dirhodum isolate CAU chromosome 4, ASM1992520v1, whole genome shotgun sequence DNA window caacaaAAATCGGGCCCGGATATGCTACCGAGAAAATCTTGGTGGGTCGCTCGAAATATGGGCTAAAAATGAGTGTTtgccataattttatttttatatgattatgaGAAATTAGtacaaaaatgaatacataatatatttgaatcaaattattaaatcttaCAGTAGCTGTGGTCAAATGTTAAAATCTCAAACTCGGTGTGCCGATACCTTGCCTATCCGGCATTGACAatagtaggtatctacttaaaattaaaattacaaataataacattacttTGAAAAGTAGAACCCTGTTTTTTCTCAgccaaaactataaatatttgtaatatttgctGAGGGACAGCTTCTAAAAAACATTCAAAGATTCGCAATAATGACACATAGGAGTCTTCTTTAGCCATTAAAGCATAGTAGCTCTTCTGATCTTCATAATTTCCTTTACGAGCAGCACTACGAGACTTTAATGCATATTTCAATAcatcataatacctacatacaaacaactatattacaacatttacaaggcatataaaatactttaaaatgaaCGGTATTATCATCCATCACACAGATAATCGttattgtaactataataactaaaacaatATACTTAGAGATGTTGATActaaatacttacaaataatttctgttcaaatataaatgttcaacaatttttataaaataataaatcagttGTCATATTATAAAGTCTCAAAATTACATACCTAAATACAGGGGCCATTTGAAGTAGCAATAGGAATGGCAATAATAGTCGATTTGTAAGTAATTTTTGGGTTATTCTCTGCACATCTTCTTGAATAGAGTagcttaaaataaaaccaaaaaatcaataaaatcatttattttttagcttAAACGCTGTTCTCACATTTTTAAACTCATATAAGTGTTTATTATGGAAGgaactagtataaaaataactgtCAACACAAAGTAATGTAGTTTTTCATATCTGTAATACTGATAGGCGACATTGTAATCAATGCAAACATCAATGACATGGCTAACAATAGCTAAGATCAACGTAATTAAATCCCAGTATGAAATACTCAGATCTCTAGGAAGCTCATCCGGCTCATCCAAACCCGATTTAGATCTATTACTATCAGTTTTGTGAACCAGATGTTTTGTAGTCCTAATGTCATCTTGATTTTGGTCCATCGTATTGTTTCATTTGATCCGGAAGACTACAGTCATTAAGTTCCTGGCACATCACTATaagtgaaaaaatttaaatattcaagtatACATTAGTTAAGTAAATAGTTTGGTGTTATATAGTGCTTAGTGCTTATTAGCTTCAACTTAGTGCTTATTAGCTACTGCTTAGCACTtacctattaagtattttatatttttatattatactataattataaaaattgaaaaattaaaatcgttttaaTGATAACAAACTAAGTATATAGAACTATAGAAGTAGTGCCAAAACCATGATAGCGTAaggaaaaaaaagtattctCAATGATAAGActactcatatttttttaaggggcaatgttttatttatatatgcaaaactacgaatttatttagatactaaattttggaaaaaaaacccCAGAAGCATTATATGGGGGCAATGTAGAAATCACTAGAAATCTCAGAATGTAGCTGGTTGCAAAGTGAAAATCCCAGAATGTAGAGGGCGGAAAATTGGTTAAAGTACCCACTACGCAGCGGTCTTACCGTCCAAATTAAAGTACACATTttgaatatagtatatataccaaAATGGTGGCATAGGTGAATAGtgaaaaattaccaaattttgTTGATTCTACACAGCAGGATCATTATTCCGGTAAAGCCTATGTTTGTGCACAAAAATGACATTTGccttaattttgtattacattttcaagcctgaattataataattgaataaattaacagtgtaaatttatacatttttacctacaGAACGATTGTGCATCGAATTTTATCAAGACTTAAAGTTAAAacggttaaataaaaaatcatgcacacctaacctaacctatgtatttcgaaattttatttattttttgatttgtttaataACTACTCATATGTGATCTAGTACTAAATGTTAAagcttttttgaattttgaccagaaaattaaaaattaaaatgtctgtgggtaatatatttttttgactacaaaataatttgcacatttttgcaTTCTgatgaattttgttaaaatataagctttaaatgattataaaaaaaatctatctatgttaaatgttttattatttataattaaaatagctTATAAGAAATCTATTTTCTAGCTATTTGACCCAGcaaaaattttttaacaatatttatagaaaaaaccataataacaatttaaaatatctatacattttgtgaaatgttaattaaaacacttaaaaaaaaatattgactatatatttacaatattttttaataaattttcacacttttttcctatgtgaacattttttatagaaatatataaaaataaaaatttctttaGTCagctataaatagtttaaaaagtcaaaatattattttcttttacaaaAATTGGTGAAAATGTAAAGTAATGTTAAGTTTTTGAGTTACTCCCTACagtataagatttttttttgtttccccaattattttaaatattattaggaatttttcattttgacctcccaaaagtaccaacttcATTTTCCTACAGGAaatatattgaagttgaaaatcaatgaCATACTTTTTCTACCACAAGTCTATAAATCATGTATACATACAcacagaaaaaaacaaattgtttaatgaatacATTCAGTTCTAAAAAGAAATAGAAAATTTGAACGTTTGGTAATTTTAATatgcacttaatttttttttcttggaactataattttttaagtcttaatttattagaatattacatattataaataaataaattataggaaCTAATAAGTTAACAGgatcattttattttgaaatgtatgcaAATAaccataaaacaattaaatacaattatattaaaaactataaaatatatctttaatctttataaaacacaaaaaataataaaataaagttgcatataatataaattgtaatcattttctccaacttaaaaaaattttattatataattattatattaattatctacTTATGAATTTCCAGTTAAAATACCTCTGGCAACTTTGTTGAAATTCCtgtaaaaaagatttaaaattatttagtttgcCGTACATATATTTAGTATGAATttccaatatacatttttcatgaaAACAAGTTATAAATCCAAACTGAATCATTACAATATACGATATTACAAAaagaatttttcaattattatttacaatttagtatctaaaaacgatataataatttttttattgaactaattaaaattaatcacaaaaataagtttacataagtacattttttttaaatttaattacttttatagttgtaattttttttagtttctcaATTTTTAGAATGACATACATTATCATTTCATTTTCCCAAGCAGGATATTTTTCTGAGAAGTTTTATgtagaaaaatcaaattttaaatgggtttgattttaattggttataatttataattttttgaagtttAGATGATTAGAGTAAAATGGTACAGAGGTGAGATACTCCGCAAAATGTAGGTTCACTTTTCaatatgattgaaaaaaaatatttttaaatagctcgAATCAtccagtgtaatattatatttttttaaatacttactcaGATGTAATATAATCTCCAGGAATATAAAACGGATTACACATTAAATCAGTATACGCTGTATGCAATTTTCGGAACATCTGAAAATCAcatatttatagaattaataaataatgcattaaCATTTTGTAGTCatttatttaatagaataaaatattaaataatctagAAAAATATCCTTAACTTACAAAACGTATTTCATTATCTCTTAGTAACAAGTTGCTAGAATCAATCAcaacaaaaaattttactttagtaTTTGTTACATATCCATAtctaatgattaattattaaagaaaattgaCAATGAGAATATGCAAAaaattgattaagtatttatatattttgaaaaataaactttattctttaaaaaaaatttggattttTGGATACCCAACTTAAATTAACCGTGACATTTTctgatatacctactaaaaaaaataattctgaatatattttaattacacattaatatagtaacaataatttttatacctatattatgcctttgataaaaatataacttagaaCCTgtgttaatttttctattttagattctgagcgaagcgatgaatgtattgattttataatgatgtgtagcgttctaaaaatattaaaaatacataggcgcaatttttttttataagcatttaaagtttgaattttgacaaaatttaattattattttgtagttgaaaatttataaaatgttcaacttttataactaatgattgaaaatttaaaacaaggttccacgttaataggttatatataaattacttgattcacaataatatcatcaaatatacttggaagAGGTGTTACCATTGGGTTTCTTCCTCAACACGATATTCATGTcattttattctgttttataTCTCATTTGCTTATTGTAATTACtgtgtacagattgtaaattatctttcttaataaaaaaaaaaaaaaaaaaaaatatacttggtaatatcgtatgctgactgaccgttttcgctcagaatcgtttttcttatacaataatattatatcattgaattcaaatttaacatcatctattacagtgactcacttgtcacctactgtacagcagagcgacatccacttacctaccttttattttttaagtctgTTCAAAAGGCTAAACctgaaagtatttgaaaaagttGTTGATTTTTTACACTGGAAGAtgtatcaatatatattttattcttttttaatattatttatagaatattaagaaaaatttaaaaaaaaataaattctcctGAAAGGAGGTggattactaataatatacctactcctaTTTATAAATCGATGGCAATgtttacctttaaaaaaaatgaagttatgtaagtatatcttaaatggtataattacaataaaattaaaatttaattgatccaacatataaaaaaaaaatggttttttaagttttcgtgtgaatgaaaatataactttttaaaaaaaatttaaaacctattCAGtgctttaaatttggaaaaaaaattttaaatgagcATAAACTATGTTTCTTTTgacaaaaaatttgaaaaagtaaaGGATACACTTTATGATCTTCTGTAGAGTACAATAGTCCTAAATACAGATCTCGCATGTCCTTTTTaccagttttcaatttttcttccACAAAGTCAATTGATGAATGTATTTCATATTGAATTTGTAGTTCGTCTTCTGGGTTTAATGAAGTTACATACTTTGGCGCGTTCTgaaatgaaacataatatattttatatcagtgTCTCATTAACTatgttatgattatattttgaaattaattattgataccggttttatattctaaatttttaacCTATCCAAGGTATTTTGTTCTAGAATAAGATAGATATTATGTgatcaataaaacattaaattttctaatggaacataggtacctaccttaaaCAAAGAAATCAactgtgtaattaaaaaaaacataagatcTGTGATGCATCATTTATCATTTTCTTACCTCTTTGCTAACTACCGCTACACACAACGCCATAATGGatcagaaataaaaatacagttgtTATATCTGTAAGTGAATAAGCTAATGCAAGCGGATTATTTTTATGCTATGTTTCACGGGCTAAGATTGTGAATCAAAAAAgtcgaaaaacaaaattaaagttgggaagtatattatttactttttagcgACTAATGATTATTACTTCTcccatgataaattaaaaaataattaataataaataaattatatcatgagTTCTCCAAAATCTGTGCACCgaatagattaaatattaatgattctATTATTTTGGTCATTCGGTCATTCCCTTAATACGTATAACCCGGTCAGTGCTCAACTGCTCATtaagtttattgtttaatgtttattatttgtggTCCAGCACCCTTATCTTattagtattatcatttatcacagaACAGAACAGATATCACGGACTAAAAGATTTATCCataggaataatataataatatttttttatttatttctatgacACGATTTAGacataacaaaatgtattatattattacgtttatatattgtattataatatatgaatatgggtataagtaaataataataggtacaaaaaatatcaatgtaaAATGATCGACAATGAAGTGTTTATTGTTCCAGGGGGATTTTCGCGCGGGCGCAATCTcttgtttttgttttgataaagtgtattattatttattatgttttattacgGGTtctggtaatattataatattttgttcattaattgTTGCTCAGAATACCGATTCTGGAAAGTGGAAACTGAACGTGTGATGTCTAAATTCAGTAGACAGACTATAATAGTCACTAGACAGTAGGCCGTGGTTGGTAGTTGGTACGCGGAGTAGCAATATGTTGCAAAACTAATCGTCTCGTTGTTCCGCGGGAACGGAAACAAGCAGAATGAAGACAAAAACTCGACGACACACGTATCATACTTTCGCTTCTATCGTGCGAAAATGCATAGTCAAGTTTtcaatatattagttactcgGTCCAATATAATAACACTGTCATTATATAAACTCCCAGTTTCGAGTTTATTGTGAGTATATTAtgctagataaatgtatttaaatataaacgtattataCCTAGCCTATGGCACATTAACTGAAATAATTACTACCTAATTGCTATGTTTGTGTAATAAAGATTTTAGTTAGGTGTGGTAATTCAGTAATTGGATCAAAAGCTCTTTACTTTGAACATTTCCACCGACTGTGTACATTTattaatgcaaatataaaagagcaatgtttaaataaatactatattcacattaaaattaatatacaaagtaAATAGTCTCCTCTAATAATCTTCCGATGGTTGTTTGACCCAAAATCCGTGCGCTGCATATGATTCATCGTTTTCGATTATGTCAGGTCCCCTGTAGACTTTAATTTGAACTCTCCCTGGTTCgtctaataaaacaataaaacacatTCACTaggtaatcattaatattattattttttttcttataagaatatgtaggtacaatctATACGAAAAATGCTTAATTAGCATaggtatatagaaatataacattattgggGTTGTGTGAGTAAAAGATATCActaaaataggtaaaaaaaattgaattttt harbors:
- the LOC132942498 gene encoding XK-related protein 6 produces the protein MDQNQDDIRTTKHLVHKTDSNRSKSGLDEPDELPRDLSISYWDLITLILAIVSHVIDVCIDYNVAYQYYRYEKLHYFVLTVIFILVPSIINTYMSLKIYSIQEDVQRITQKLLTNRLLLPFLLLLQMAPVFRYYDVLKYALKSRSAARKGNYEDQKSYYALMAKEDSYVSLLRIFECFLEAVPQQILQIFIVLAEKKQGSTFQIIHQSASIASSTIGIAWAMASYHKNVRIAYENRKNIGNTGTVLQFLWHIMITVSRILSISLAAIVWPQLTSIFCMVHWLFMTLWIFKYQNVTFCMPSNQSEESRIMRFFFSTILGLVYIFTYLSPSEGQGNSRNRYLGYYGVFLVENVAAVTIWAITGTDQNYWYYYPLMIGSIAPFFVGILFMTIYYKFFHPHTIISFT
- the LOC132942713 gene encoding trafficking protein particle complex subunit 2-like protein, whose amino-acid sequence is MALCVAVVSKENAPKYVTSLNPEDELQIQYEIHSSIDFVEEKLKTGKKDMRDLYLGLLYSTEDHKVYGYVTNTKVKFFVVIDSSNLLLRDNEIRFMFRKLHTAYTDLMCNPFYIPGDYITSENFNKVARGILTGNS